One Micromonospora craniellae genomic region harbors:
- a CDS encoding FtsK/SpoIIIE domain-containing protein — translation MDAVGGPKARMLRAAALHRRAAATVTAAAALLDETRPAPADQRRQYALAERLRSAAEVLAPGWAGAALDAVEPSCPAGEGPPPFVRVGTAAPLDDARFPALVPLVGTGHLAVDIDAHDPRVAGLLRAVLLRLVAATPAGALLVRAVDATGELLGPFGALGDAGVLSPPATDVDGLRAMLTEAERWVTPGASGTRRHDRSMLLVVAALPDGSGATDLARIEALAEQGPAAGLHLVVAGWPAAGRDLLPRATALSIRTAYALLGDPPGAPFASAGTGSPGGLNSPVFVESDPPAELVDTVCRRLAAQVEAGSRLSLSGLLPPETDELWQAEATDGLSSMVGDAGGRPVPLGFTELTPHWLVSGRSRACRATFLTTALLGLAARYGPEELELYLVDLGAGESFAEFLQTERDRSWIPQVRAAAMAADREYVLDLLEQLTAEVQRRSEAAARAGGQRFAELRRHRRLPRVVCVVENLPLLFAERDRLAADVVARLDALTRTGRAYGVHLVLSGEGDLGLGVRDGGQRDSLLGQFPVRVALPGGGPVLEPTNDSAAGLPVGSAVVNTAGGLGGPRGAIRGHERMVRFPDPQDESDVVEALRHRLWQARPEGSVPPVVFAGYAYPSLRNDPRHRSAESGQALGPAALLGRAVDVARSTVAVPLGPAAGRNLAVLGPRPEATRLLAMAARSTAAHHLPGTARFVLAVPDPESRSSADDLARELAYRHPVETVDLAGLLAVVDAGQPAYLVVFGLDVAPPEQLPPARLRTLLREGPAAGQHLLGWWRTVPSFAALLGPEETVDKLTAVAVAGVPGAQLTPVFGRPVEWRPRPGRVVLWDGPTEHGVVLVPYDVPGDVDGEAA, via the coding sequence GTGGACGCGGTGGGCGGTCCGAAGGCACGGATGCTCCGTGCCGCCGCGCTGCACCGCCGAGCTGCCGCGACGGTCACGGCGGCGGCAGCTCTCCTCGACGAGACCCGCCCCGCACCCGCCGATCAGCGTCGCCAGTACGCGCTCGCCGAACGGCTGCGGAGCGCTGCGGAAGTTCTCGCGCCCGGTTGGGCCGGTGCCGCGCTGGACGCGGTCGAGCCGAGCTGTCCCGCTGGGGAGGGCCCGCCGCCCTTCGTCCGGGTGGGCACCGCCGCGCCACTGGACGATGCCCGTTTTCCCGCGCTGGTCCCGCTGGTCGGCACCGGGCACCTGGCCGTCGACATCGACGCGCACGATCCTCGGGTCGCCGGGCTGCTGAGGGCCGTCCTGCTGCGATTGGTGGCGGCGACACCAGCGGGGGCGCTGCTGGTCCGGGCGGTGGACGCGACGGGTGAGCTGCTCGGGCCGTTCGGGGCGCTCGGTGACGCCGGGGTGCTCTCGCCGCCGGCCACCGATGTCGACGGACTGCGGGCGATGTTGACCGAGGCGGAGCGGTGGGTGACGCCGGGTGCCTCGGGTACCCGCCGGCACGACCGGTCGATGTTGCTGGTCGTCGCTGCCTTGCCGGACGGTTCCGGGGCGACCGATCTGGCCCGGATCGAGGCGCTCGCCGAGCAGGGACCCGCAGCCGGGCTGCACCTGGTGGTCGCCGGGTGGCCGGCGGCCGGACGGGATCTGCTGCCCCGGGCCACGGCACTGTCCATCCGGACCGCGTACGCGTTGCTGGGCGACCCGCCCGGGGCACCCTTCGCCAGCGCGGGCACCGGTTCGCCGGGTGGGTTGAACTCGCCGGTGTTCGTCGAGTCGGATCCACCGGCCGAACTGGTCGACACCGTCTGTCGCCGACTCGCGGCCCAGGTCGAGGCCGGTAGCCGGCTGTCCCTGTCGGGCCTGTTGCCGCCAGAGACCGACGAGCTGTGGCAGGCGGAGGCCACCGACGGGCTGAGCAGCATGGTCGGCGACGCGGGTGGTCGTCCGGTGCCTCTCGGCTTCACCGAGTTGACACCGCACTGGCTGGTCAGCGGCCGGTCGCGGGCCTGCCGCGCCACGTTCCTGACCACGGCGCTGCTCGGCCTCGCCGCCCGGTACGGCCCGGAGGAGTTGGAGCTGTACCTGGTGGACCTCGGCGCGGGCGAGTCCTTCGCGGAGTTCCTGCAGACCGAGCGGGACCGGTCGTGGATCCCGCAGGTGCGGGCTGCGGCGATGGCCGCCGACCGGGAGTACGTGCTGGACCTGCTGGAGCAGTTGACGGCGGAGGTTCAACGGCGTTCCGAGGCTGCCGCCCGCGCGGGTGGTCAACGTTTCGCCGAGCTGCGGCGGCACCGCCGGCTGCCCCGGGTGGTCTGCGTGGTGGAGAATCTGCCGCTGCTCTTCGCCGAGCGGGACCGGTTGGCCGCCGACGTCGTGGCCCGGCTGGACGCGCTGACCAGGACGGGCCGGGCGTACGGGGTGCATCTGGTGCTCTCCGGTGAGGGCGATCTGGGCTTGGGCGTACGCGACGGTGGGCAGCGGGACTCGCTGCTCGGCCAGTTCCCGGTGCGGGTGGCGTTGCCGGGCGGCGGGCCGGTGTTGGAACCGACCAACGACTCTGCGGCCGGGCTGCCGGTGGGTAGTGCGGTGGTGAACACCGCCGGTGGCCTCGGCGGCCCGCGTGGCGCGATCCGGGGTCACGAGCGGATGGTCCGGTTCCCCGATCCGCAGGACGAATCGGATGTCGTGGAGGCCCTGCGACACCGTCTGTGGCAGGCCCGGCCAGAGGGCAGCGTTCCGCCGGTGGTCTTCGCCGGGTACGCGTACCCGTCGCTGCGCAACGATCCCCGCCACCGGTCGGCCGAGTCCGGGCAGGCGTTGGGGCCGGCGGCGCTACTGGGCCGGGCAGTGGACGTGGCGCGGAGCACGGTGGCCGTGCCGCTCGGTCCGGCCGCCGGGCGCAACCTCGCCGTCCTCGGGCCCCGACCGGAGGCGACCCGGCTGCTGGCCATGGCCGCCCGGAGCACGGCGGCCCACCACCTGCCGGGGACGGCACGCTTCGTGCTCGCCGTACCGGATCCCGAGTCGCGCTCGTCTGCGGACGATCTGGCGCGGGAGCTGGCGTACCGGCATCCGGTGGAGACGGTGGACCTCGCCGGGCTGCTCGCGGTCGTCGACGCCGGGCAGCCGGCCTACCTGGTGGTGTTCGGGCTGGACGTGGCGCCACCGGAGCAGTTGCCACCGGCTCGGCTGCGGACGCTGCTGCGGGAGGGCCCGGCTGCGGGGCAGCATCTGCTCGGCTGGTGGCGCACGGTGCCGTCGTTCGCGGCGCTGCTCGGGCCGGAGGAAACGGTCGACAAGCTGACCGCGGTGGCGGTGGCGGGGGTGCCGGGTGCTCAGCTCACGCCGGTGTTCGGTCGGCCGGTGGAGTGGCGACCCCGGCCCGGGCGGGTGGTGCTCTGGGACGGCCCGACCGAGCATGGGGTGGTGTTGGTGCCGTACGACGTGCCGGGTGACGTGGACGGGGAGGCGGCGTGA
- the folE gene encoding GTP cyclohydrolase I FolE — MAARLVNGRLTGRPVEDTMDLGRIEKAVREILIAVGENPDRDGLQQTPARVARAYAELFAGLRVDPATVLTTTFEANHEELVLVRDIDVMSLCEHHLLPFRGSAHIGYIPGPDGRITGLSKLARLVEVFARRPQVQERLTSQIADLLMERLAPRGVVVVLECEHMCMAMRGIQKSGAKTITSAVRGTLQRDAKSRAEAMALIIPR, encoded by the coding sequence ATCGCCGCCCGGCTGGTCAACGGCCGGCTCACCGGCCGTCCGGTCGAGGACACCATGGACCTCGGCCGCATCGAGAAGGCGGTCCGCGAGATCCTGATCGCGGTCGGGGAGAACCCGGACCGCGACGGCCTCCAGCAGACCCCGGCCCGGGTGGCCCGGGCGTACGCCGAACTCTTCGCCGGCCTGCGGGTCGATCCGGCCACGGTGCTCACCACCACTTTCGAGGCCAACCACGAGGAACTCGTCCTCGTCCGGGACATCGACGTGATGAGCCTCTGCGAGCATCACCTGCTGCCGTTCCGGGGCAGCGCCCACATCGGCTACATCCCCGGGCCCGACGGCCGGATCACCGGCCTGTCCAAACTGGCCCGGCTGGTCGAGGTCTTCGCGCGGCGACCGCAGGTGCAGGAACGGCTCACCTCCCAGATCGCCGACCTGCTGATGGAGCGGCTGGCACCACGGGGCGTGGTGGTCGTGCTGGAGTGCGAACACATGTGCATGGCCATGCGCGGCATCCAGAAGTCGGGCGCCAAGACCATCACCTCGGCGGTACGCGGCACCCTGCAACGGGACGCCAAGTCGCGGGCCGAGGCGATGGCGCTGATCATCCCGCGCTGA